In the genome of Puntigrus tetrazona isolate hp1 chromosome 8, ASM1883169v1, whole genome shotgun sequence, the window CACAGGATGCTTGTCAAATCAAGGAATTTGATGCAATCACTGAAATCCAGAAAGAGCTTCATTTCTTTAAGAATGGGTGAGTTAATTTATAAAGGATTTTGCCAAGACTGATAAACATCTTTTGTCCAAAAATATGGACTTATCCCAATCCCAATCCCTACCCCTAACCAAAAACTATCactaaaatcagtgggaaatgataaCTGATTAACAAGAGTGTAGAAGCacctgatcataagcctaaaacagatatttcctgaaaaatgaTCCCTCAGAtctgatttttaatttcaataaagttaatttcagtgttgttccaggatcaacaacAATGTTTATAcaggaacatcttgtacttTGTGAAATCATGCTCACCATAATTAACGCTTTGAACTTACAAACACAACTTCATTCTCAATTACATGTGTCTAAATTCTCTCTCAAAGGCGCTACTGGAAGATCTCAAACAAAGGAGAACGTAAAGGTCCTTTCTTGATATCTGAGAAGTGGCCTGCCCTGCCAGCCGTCATTAACACAGTCTTTGAGGACCAGCTCACGAAGAAGATCTACTTCTTTTCAGGTATACTTATTTACCAGGTTGTGATATTGTGCCCTTATTGTTGTCGAAAATGTTGAAGTTGGATTCTAATAGTGCTTTTTTAACTATATCTCatgcacacagaaaaacagTTCTGGGTTTATACCGGAAATGAGGTGTTTGGGCCACGTAAAATCGAGAAGCTCGGCCTGCCAGACAACTTGGAAAGAGTGGATGGAGCTGTGCAGAGAGGAAAGGGCAAAGTGCTTCTCTTTAACGGGGAGAACTTCTGGAGGTATGTGAACTTTGCTTAAGGACTATATCGTAAGAGCTGACAGGAAAATGTAAAGCTCTAGTTTTTCCACAGTATTCTTATCACTTATTTATTATCACAGACTTGATGTAAAGGCTCAGATGATAGACAGAGGATATCCACGATTCACTGACTCCGTTTTTGGTGGAGTTCCCATTGATTCACACGATGTGTTCCTCTACAAgggtaaataaaaattaagtccAAAATACTTAATAAAGTCTGATTTATCCGATCAAGCAAATGACATTTGTTTTCCGCTgtatttcaggattcttttaCTTCTGCCGGGAGAATTTCTACTGGAGAATGAATGCCAGAAGGCAGGTTGACCGAGTGGGTTATGTGAAGTACGACCTCCTAAAATGCTAAGATGTGCAGTCGCTGTGCACAGTGGAAACATCCAACATCCTCTTTTTAATAGGGAAACCATTTCTCTTCAGTGTAAAATATAGTGAGGAAGACACAGACAGAATGTATTAAAGTCTCTGTTATGGGAATTTTGACTTTAACTGTTACAGGAAAAGAACTGTTTTAACACTGAAATTATCTTAGGCACATGAAACAGGATGTTAGGCATATTTGTCCGTCAGCTTCAACATGGTCTTATAATTTATTTGCGCTTACTATATAACTCCTTTGTCCATGATGAGTTTCTTAACAGCACATTAAGAGAAACTATAATCTTGTTCTATCAAACTACAACGAGTTAGTGTCGGTCTAATTCTAGGAATTAactttgtttgtaaatgtatgaGTGGAGTCACCTCAGGAACATTGTAGCCTAAATGCATTTGCTGTCAACAAAGCATCCATTCTCCGTGTATTGACCCCACTCACGTTTTTCTAAGCAAAGGTTTATCTTTTAGCTTTAAGAGCTAATACTGAGATGTTATTTAGCCCAGATTTTGGCATATTGTGAAATCATTTACCTGGtgtaaatgataatattaatattattaatttaattttccacattccacttatttatatttgtatttgtttgttgcattgttttatgATTACTCAATAAATTTGTAAGGACCATTCGATCTATGTGCAATGCTCTATCATTATATCTAATCAAATAGTCACATTTGAAAATGCTACACAATATTAAATTTGATCTATATCATGTTTTCCACAAGGTTATAACACTATaggttttttaatatttaaatataattactgCAGACTAATTGTTGCCACACTAGTGTTTGACATTTAGCAGCTGATTAATATCAAAAGAAAGTCTCATATTAGTATGTATGCAgtataaattaaagtaaatactTATACAACCACATACACAccgattttatataaaacaatttatcattttaaagatACAACCACTCATATACACAAATAGAATggcaaaatgtttaaagtgcCACTAGTGCCTAAGAGGAAAGTAATAAGCATATTATTTTAGGTGGACTTCTGACATTTGATCATAAAATGATATTGGGAAAGTGACACAAAGACACATTCGACTGTCACTATATGACTATCATATTTTAACGCTGCTATAAATGATTTTCCGACTCACCGCAAGAGAAAATGCTAAAACAAGTGAAAACGCTGgactatttttacaaataaaacagttaaaagtaactaaaaataTGAATCTAGGTTTACGAGGAATGACAGGAAATGCAGTAGGAAAATGTCTCGTTTATATCAACAGAACATATTTAACAGAATGTAAACTGACTCGTGCGTAATCCCTCACATTTAAAATGggcaataaaattgttttatgttggcttatcaaaaaatgtaaaagaaaatcttaaaaataaacaaccgGTGTCATATTAATCCGCGAGAAACTCGGTGGTTTCATCCTCTGAGAGCAATTAGTCCTCCGGTTCACAGCATTATttgacaaacacatttaaaagaagaCGCGAAATGTTCGATATTTATGTTCTCTAAATAGAGCGTCACTTTTGAAATAAATCGTGATGCGTTATAAAACAGATTAAGGATCTTTGCCTCTCGTCTTTCCCACTGACGGATAAATGAGTTCCGGCCAGCTCTGAGGACAGGAAGCGAGGAGACGCTGATGGCGCCCGACTAGAAACCATTACGAACTATTCGCTTTCAAAGATCTATTTTATTTCGCCGCATTCACGAGCGTGAAGAACAAAATACTGGTCCACTTAAGGTAAGAAAAAATCATATCTCAAAATAATGGTGTATAATTGCGTATAAATACAGTCTCTTCCATGATGGGCAAGAGAAAAACATTCGGGCGAACTGGCTCTCCCTGCTCGCGCAGGCCCTCGAGGTCCCCGAGCGGTTCTTCATATCGCCTGAgcggaaaaaaataaactcgcAGCGGCGGGAGGGAATATGGCGCTGCGCGAGCAGGCAGGAGAAGGGGCAGCACATCACGCTCTTAATATAGATAGAAAAGAGCGAAGAGTGGCCACAACAGAAGTGAGAGGACTGAAGTGTTATTGTCGTCTAATGTAGCGACATTTTCTCGATAAAATTATTGATGAGCGTAGCATCAGAACATGACGTGTTGAGCAAAGACAAAAGCCCTTTTGTCCTTGATAAGTTTAAGTCAAGGGAAACATTTTCTATCCCATTCATAACTAGCTGGTGTTTTGGTGGGGTGGGGTTTATGTCAGTTGAGGACCTGTGAGAAATCAGACGTTTGctgttatttaaatgcatttaatgcggGACCACGCTGTCTTGTGGTTTTGTTGATGAGCTTATAATGTGTTAAGAACGATGAGAACGATGATCTAGAACGGTGCCATCACAAGACACGTGTACTGTCAGCAGTAGACAAACCACAGCGTaggaaacaacaataaatacatttctgtgtaCCCTGATGCTGTGCATATTTAGAAAATTCTAGCTTATTTAGAAAAATCTAGTTTTGCAACTTTGTTGCAACAATGCTTTTGTGCAAAttcttttcaattttcaaatattcaaattttgtGCAGAAAATATGCAAGTGGATATTTTAGTGGAAGTCTAGCTGAAAGAAAACAGTATATTTAGCctttttgcatattttctttCACAGCTTAAAGATTACTACAAAATGCACACTGCACAACTATATAATTatagaaaaataacataaatccACCTTTTCACCAATAACatgctttaaacaaatatattttttgtatatgaaTTGTAGTATGGATTGTTTTAATAGTGAAAAACAATGtatacataatgcataatttaatgttaagttttacatttgcttttattttttaattctcttttgctcaccaatgctgcatgtattaaataaaagaacagctaaaaatgtaagagtgaaatattatttcagtttaaaagaacagtttctattctaatatgttttattttctaatataatacTTCTGTACGTTTTCAGTAGGCAGTGCCCCAGTTTCCAGTGTCACACgattgttttattctgttatgctgataaacatttgttttttgttattatgaACAAGCGGTTTTTCATATCGCCtgaacggaaaaaaaaaataaactcgcAGCGGCGGGAGAGAGTATAGGGCTGCGCGAGCAGGCAGAAGTGGCAGCACATCACGCTCTTAATGTAGATAGAAACAAGCGAAGAGTGGCCATGGCAGAAGTGAGAGGACTGAAGTGTTATTGTCGTCTAATGTAGCgacattttcttcaaaaaaaaaaaatattggtaaGCGTAGCATCAGAACATGACGTGTTGAGCAAAGACAAAAGCCCTTTGTCCCCGATAAGTTTAAGTCAAGGGAAACATTTTCTATCCCATTCATAACTAGCTGGTGTTTTGGTGGGGTGGGGTTTATGTCAGTTGAGGACCTGTGAGAAATCAGacgttttctgttatttaaatgcatttaatgcggGACCACGCTGTCTTGTGGTTTTGTTGATGAGCTTATAATGTGTTTAAGAACGATGAGAACGATGATCTAGAACGGTGCCATCACAAGACACGTGTACTGTCAGCAGTAGACAAACCACAGCGTaggaaacaacaataaatacatttctatgttCCCTGATGCTGTGCATATTTAGAAAATTCTAGCTTATTTAGAAAATCTAGTTTTGCAACTTTGTTGCAACAAGGCTTTTGTGCAAATTCTGCAGAACATATGCAAGTGGATACTTTAGTGGAAGTCTAGCTGAAAGAAAATAGTATATTTAGCCTTTTTGCAtagatattttcatattaatacatatcatattaatacataaagccaaacatttttcaataaaatgattACTTCATTACACTTTATGCGCTTGCCATCACCCATGCCCTCGCATGTATCATTCAGAATGCAATGTCCAAATTAGTTTTGCATTACTGAGTGACAGCCACTTTCCCACAGAGCCGAGATGGACTCTGAGGAGATGGAGGTGGAGAGCAGCAGTGATGTGGGGCATTCTGGGATGGAGGAGCCATCAGAGAGCGGCATGGGCATGGAGTCTTCGGAGGCCATGTCTGCTGACAGCAGCGACGCTGTGGCTCCACCTGCCCCGGCCCCAGAATCAGACTGCCACGTAGGACAGAGCTCTGAGGGACTTGTGGTAAGACTAACAAACCAacgcatttatttctttacatgTTAGTGTGTAAATCAtatcaagtctttttttttttgggggccCAAATATTGCGCTCTTTAGGTTTTTATCCCCGAGACCAGCTCCAGCACAGATGTGCGAAGAGTTCATCTCCCAGACTCCTCTTCTGTCGCACAGTCAACCAGTGTGTCCAGCGTCTCCACAGTGACACAGTCAGTCCTGGTGTCAGAGTCTGTCCAGGTCCTGGTCCACTCCAGCGCTGTTTCCGAAGGAGGAATGATGGTTTCTGATTCCACTGCTTCCACATCCTCAGATCTCGGCTCAGCTATTGACAAGATCATTGAATCCACCATTGGACCTGACATTATGAATGGTAGAAAAACCTCTTACCTCTTCGTTTTCATCaaagttatttaatattgtagACATTGCGATCTTTATGTTCACGTAGTGTTCAATGTCAATACTGTGCCCATTTTACAGGATGCATTGCAGTTACGAGTGCAGAGGATGGCAGTGCAGAGACCACACAGTATCTGATACTTCAAGGTCCTGATGATGGTAAGAAAGATCAAAGTTCAAAGTCAAGGGCTATAAGTACAATCACATACTCTGTAATAGGTGCttcttttaacttattttaagttaataaaaagcATGTTCTATTTAGCATGATTGTAATCCAGGCATGACCTACAATGTCACTTTACTGACATTCACAAAACCTCTCTCGTGACCTTATGGGATAGTAAAATGTCAATCAGATGCGTGCTTCAGAATCGCGTCTGGGACGTAGTAGGCCATCTGGGTATTTTTCACCTTCTATTTTTTAAGTACTGTAAATACTATTCTTGTGACACTGTTTTTCACCTAGAGACTATGGTTGtcggaaaacaaaacaagctttgaaataaaataaaataaaataaaacagaatcataatggtaacactttacaattaggtgtcatttgttataatgcattagatAGTGTATTATAATGTAAGAACACAATTAACAATACCTTTATTACCggatttattaatctttttaccgtttataaaaatacaatcattcattgttagtttatgttggctcagtgcattaactaaagttaaatacaacttttaattttaataatccattagtaaattctgaaattagcaataaataagtaaataaatgttgtagaagtattgttcattcttagttcatgttaattaatgttgTTAACCAGTGAAccttaatgtaaaatgttatcatcatgatatatttattgttttaattcacCTCCAAACATCAggagctattttttttattcttcatttttagttataataatattagtgGACAACAGTGGGGTCAGACAGCCTGACAATCTCTCTGCTAAATGATCAAATCCTTTTCCACAGAAAAATACATATGTTTTGAGCAACAAGAGCATTATTAGATTATAGCTAACATTTTTTGCTAAACTATCCCTACACCCCACATGTGGTgctgttaatatttatattgtagtAAAATTCCCATTTTGTCTTGTTGTTATAATCTGTGCAACTAATCTAGATTTTAAATGAGTAAGTTgtcaattattatattatttaagcCAAATGTTCTAGTACTACTAGCATTCTCATTGCGGTAAATAACTTTTCAAATTGGCTTAAGGGGATAGTCTGAAAATAAAGTCTGTTTCACCCCATCTTGccgttctaaacctgtatgaatgaAAACCTGTTGGTAATGTTGGTACCTAAACTGGTTTAGTACCCAATGACTTTCCATTGAATGGACAAAAAATGCAATGGTAACCGAAACTCTTTAGTTaccaacgttcttcaaaatatcttatttttttgcatacagaTTTGGAGTACAATGCTGAAATAGATGTATTCAATTGGATGTTCAATTAGCCATTTCCTTTCTTCACTCTGTGTAGGAGCTCCTATGGTGGCTCAGATGTCTTCCTCTGCTCTGTCAAGCCGCATTGCCATTGAAGCCCTTGCCGACGGACCTACCTCCACTTGCCTGGACCAGGCAGACCTGTCAGAAAATCCACAGGGCAGCGTGGAACCCGACCAGCCTGGACACTCAGGATACCGTGAGCACGACGATGTCCGCCCGGACCAGCCGCAGCACTCCCAGTACATAGAGTGCAGTGGAGGAGACGACCCAGACCAGACCAGAGAAGCCCGGTACATCGAGTGCTCAGGAGCTGAACCTGACCAGACCCCACGTCATTCTGGGGTCACCAACTACAACGTGGCAGACTCCGAAGAACCTCTAGGGCGTTACGCGGCAGAGTGCAGCGGAACAAACAGTAGCCCTCAGAGACACTCATTTCGCTCCTCCCGATATATTGTAGAGTGCAGCGATGGCTACTTAGACTATGGCCCTGAGGGCGCTGAGCAGCCACAACATTCACGTTATATAGACAGCAGCATGGATGACAGGGAGCACGTTTCGGCATCAGAGCAGGAAGGAAGTGTGGTAGAAGTTCCCCAACACTCCTTCTTACCAGAGGGCTCGCTATATGCTGACGAGGGGGCCGTTCAACACTCACTGGCTGACACAGTGGGATCCCAGCTCACTGAACAAATGGACTGCAACGATAACCTGACTGGCCCGTACATAAGTAGCAGTGGGACATATTCCACCCACCCAGAGCCTGAAGTGGTGGAGTCTGGGGTGGTGGATGAGCCTGGGCACAGAACCCCAGATATGGCTGAACTAGAGGAAATGATGGAGGTGGTGATTGTACAGCAGTTTAAGTGTAAAATGTGTCCATATAAAAGTGTCTCCAAGGATACGCTCATCAACCACATGAGAGACAAGCACTTTAAACCACCAGGTAAAGTATGAGGTGCTaattctgtattatttaaatgtgttcttGTTTTTGATGTCCATCCCATTAATGGCCCTGTCCAAAATTGTAATCTTAAGATAGGGTTGGACAGTATATTGAGGTTGTAAAATGTATTGATCTATTTCTTATAAGCAATTTGACAGTGGCAGATTTGGGAATGGGCGAAATAGACTGGGGACTGCACGTAACGCCTGCACAAGAAAAACATAATGcaggaaaaaaatgtgtagtCTTGAGTTTCAGTCAGCTCTTAATTTATGTATGCAGTTCTATTAAGGTTCTCTTGTTCAGAATGTGCTATCTCGTGTAGTTGGTCCGGGCCAAAAGAAACGTGGACGGGGACGCCCTCGCAAATCTGAAAGCAGGGCGCGAGCAGTCGCTGAGGTCAAGAAGGAGGAGCCAccagaagaggaagaagatgacATCATTGACGCAGGTGCTCTTGATGATCAAGGTTAGTGGAGATTAGTTTGTGTGCTCTATATTTAATTTCCTGTTATTAAatttatctgcatttttcttttaggtGACAGTGATTATAAGCCATCTGATGAAGCGGCCAGGTCCAGATTGGCTTCTAGTCACAGCACTCCTCCTCCTTCCtgctcttcatcatcatcctctACCTCACGGAAACGGCCCCGCAGGGCGGTGGGGCCACCCCGCAAATTCCTTCCTTACTCAGGTCAGTGTTACTTCAGCTTATTAGGTCTAagaagtataataaaatattgtaataatatatctaCCTCACAACTTGCATAGGTCTGAACTATTATTTTCACCTGTGTATAAAGCAGAGTCAACAGTGGCAAATCAAACAAGCAATGCAGGGGACCCTCAAGCTCCTGAAGAAGCAAGTTCCTCTGGATTGGAGAATGGATCTTCCTCACTATCCAGCGGGTCAGCAGTGGAACCAGCCGTCAGCCAGTCCGATCCAGAAAACAAAGATCCCTCATCGAACACAGGACCTGACGACCTGGAGTTTTTGCCCCAAAAAAGAGGCAGGCCTTCTAAACAATTCCTTCAAAACAAGTACAAAAAGTACATGAATCGCAAGTAAGTAGTGCTCATACTACTCTTTGATCATCCACAATACTTGATTAATTTAACTTGgctgttttacaaaaaataatcttAGAAAACCATGCTGGGGTCTGAGGTAAAAGTTtcatctatcttttttttttataagcaaGTACTACAGATCCCTTAAGCCTTTGCTAAGACCTCATAATTGCTGGATATGTGGCTCTCGCTTTCTGTCGCAAGAGGATCTTCAATTCCATGTGGATTCTCATGAAGGAAATGACCCTGAACGCTTCAAGTGCCTGCAGTGCAGCTACCGCTGTAAACGCTGGTCCTCACTAAAGGTAAGAAGTAGAGTCCTTTATCtgaaaatcaataaatccataaaaacttatattttattcactttcagtagaaagaacaatttttttacgtcatttaaatgttttcataatacATGCTCATGTCGgaataaatgtacataactACAAAATTTGTGTATGTGTCCTATAGGATCACATGTTCAATCATGAAGGTATAAAACCATATAAATGTGAGGTGTGTGATTACTCCAGTGTTTATAAAAAAGACGTGATCCGACACTCAGCTGTCCACAACAAAAGCAAGTAAGAATTGAGCATATCTCCTTTTCTTCAATCACTCATCATGAGTTGAACCCTTGAGGTTGTCTGTATGAATAGACTTTTGTCTGTTCTCTTGAActtgtaaaatttaaataagacATAAATTAATGTTCTTTGTTTCTTCTCTTTTAGGAGTCGTAAGACCGATATGGTAAGATTCAAGATGTGACATGATGTATCAGTTTAAGTTAGCTTTGTTTGATTAGAAAAGGTTTTCAGTAGTCTTCCATTAATCCTTCACAGGTTCCCAAAGTGTCCGAGTTTCCGTGCCCCATCTGCTGTCGCGTATATCCCATGCAGAAACGCCTGACGCAGCACATGAAGACGCACAGCACAGAGAAACCTCACATGTGTGACAAGGTAAAGTTCTTCTGTGTAGTTAGGTTTTGATGAATAAGTGAATAATCTAAGAAGATTGTAGTGAACcctgattaaaacaaatatctttacaaattaatattgGTTCACTATGGTTTTTGTTCTCACTAGTATAAATGCGTTTGCTTTGCAGTGTGGGAAATCCTTCAAGAAGCGCTACACTTTCAAAATGCATCTTCTCACACACATCCAAAACTGTGGCAACAGCACGTAAGTGAGATGTCAGGACGGAAATGTATGTTCCTCTTAAAAACTTTGCCGGTTAACATAATGTAAAGGCAGCTATTTTTCTCCACTCCTTTGTCAGGTTTAAATGTGAGTTTTGTGAGTATACCTGCAATGACAAGAAGCACCTGCTTAATCACCAGCTGTCCCACACCAATGACAAACCGTTCAAATGCGAAGAGTGCAAATACTCCACGAGTAAAGAGGATTTCCTGGTGTCCCACATTGCCATTAAACACACTGGTGAGTTACGTGACGGTTAAGAATGTTTACATGTTGGTGATGGAAGGTTTCCTGATCGTTTCTATCTATCTTCGCCCACTGATCAGGTGAAAAGCCCTTCTCATGCGACATGTGCCACTTCACGACAAGACACAGGAAGAACCTGCGCCTGCATGTGCAGTGTCGCCACCCCGAGGCCTTCGATGAGTGGAGCCGATCCCACCCAGAGGAGCCAGTTCGCCGGCGCCAGACGTCAGTTTTCACTGTGCAGCAGATTGAGGAACTGAAATTACAGCATGAAACCCAGGAATTTCAAGGGACCATTGTACGTACATAGATAACCGTTTTGATGGAAGAAAAAcccagcatatatatataatatttgttttacactTAAAGGTAACAGTGGATCCCATTACTCTCCAAACCATGGAGTCCATAGGGAAAACATCAGTATCTCAAGATGCACTGGGCAACACTACAATCATTTATGAGCAAGGTAAGTAGAAAAGTTATCATTAATTGAAATACATCTAAAATACAACATATGGTGTGATTATCCATCATACATATTTCATCACTCACCTTTAATACATTTGATCTTTACCCTCCATCACAGCCCAGACTACAGACCTTTCAGCCCAAAATGCTCTAGATCTGCTGCTGAACATGAGTAATGCCAGAGAACTGCAGGTACTGTACATACATCGTCTactgcaatataaaataatgttacaaaatttaatatatatttagtatgaCATTGATTGGTTAAAGAGGTACCTGTAAGTAAATTAAGGTCATACATATAGATGTAtactttagaaaatgttttaatgatactAAATGATACAACTATAGGCCAATACTGGAAATACCATAGCAATCAAATCACTGTTTTGCCTCTAAATTGTGCTTAAAAATCAGATACACCCTACAAAAGGCAAAAAACGCTATTTTAGTGTTACATCCATAATAgaatatcaataatatataagtacttttctttaaatatatctgGATTGGATCTGTTAGTTGAAAAATTAACATGCCTagaaaagcacaatttgttttatttgtactacaacaataagcaataaaaatgtgttatttaaaacgGGTAAAATACTTTGTGATAGTATTACGGtgtataaatcatttaaatatagactaaacgttttttttccaaaatatgaTACATGCTTTACAcgtgagaattttttttaaatcatgtccAGTGCAGTAAATACTTAGGAAATTGCAAGTCAGCAATAGTAATAATACCAGtcctttaattttttaagcTTATTATATTTGTTCATCTGTAtctttgtatgtattttttgtgcTAAACTGATTACTCTTCTTAGGTGGCAGTGTTGAAACCAGATGGTAAGACCTTGGAGACGGGGTCGTGGACTGGAGCTGACTCTGGGAGTGAGGGCTCATCCTTGCAGCCTCAGAAGATTGTCACATTTCATGTGTCAGAGAATGGGGACACTCTGGTGCAGGAGGCGTTTGAGACAGCTACGGGGACCGTGGAGCAAGAGGAGACAACGGATGTGTCACAAGAGGTGACACAGATAGGCATTGGTACATACGAGGGAGCAGATTTCAGTGTGGTGGAGCAGGCCTCCGAAGAGACAGCAGACAGGTACTACTGAATGTCACAAACAGCTGGTGTAATgtcttttaatgtcatttaaatccTTTAAGACGATGCATGTGTGTTTGGCAGCAGTTTGGCGGAGCCTCAGGTCATGGAAGTGAGCACAGAGCCCTTGTCCATCTCTACACCTCTCAAAgagaataaagaaaagttttatttgAGCTCAGGCTTGACAGACGGGGTCCTGCAGCAGGTAGAGGTGAGATTTGGTTTTGTTACTTCACAGATAGAATAACCAGCTGTGTTCTTTCCCAGTGGAAAGGTTAACTGACTGAATTCTCCTCCTGCAGCTAAGCAGTGAAGCTCCAGGTTCCCCTCCTCTGTGTCCATCACCCCCTTCTCAACAGCTCAACACCAAACGCTTCTCCTGCCGCATCTGCATGGAGGCTTTCCACGGCCGCTCAGACATGGAGAACCACAAGAGGGCGCACATAGAccccaaaacattcaaatgcCCTGACTGTGACTTTACAGCACCTTCTTGGCCAGAAGTCAAGGTCTGTAGGTCATATGGTTTGGGTTCGAAGACTTCCTCTGACCTCTacaaaaacctgtttttgtagttttaaatgctttttataatatatctgggttttttttatattcctaGTCTCACATGGCCATGCATGCGTATTTGAGGCCTCATAAATGCAACAGCTGCAGTTTTGCCTCTAAAAACAAG includes:
- the LOC122350149 gene encoding zinc finger protein 335-like isoform X1 gives rise to the protein MDSEEMEVESSSDVGHSGMEEPSESGMGMESSEAMSADSSDAVAPPAPAPESDCHVGQSSEGLVVFIPETSSSTDVRRVHLPDSSSVAQSTSVSSVSTVTQSVLVSESVQVLVHSSAVSEGGMMVSDSTASTSSDLGSAIDKIIESTIGPDIMNGCIAVTSAEDGSAETTQYLILQGPDDGAPMVAQMSSSALSSRIAIEALADGPTSTCLDQADLSENPQGSVEPDQPGHSGYREHDDVRPDQPQHSQYIECSGGDDPDQTREARYIECSGAEPDQTPRHSGVTNYNVADSEEPLGRYAAECSGTNSSPQRHSFRSSRYIVECSDGYLDYGPEGAEQPQHSRYIDSSMDDREHVSASEQEGSVVEVPQHSFLPEGSLYADEGAVQHSLADTVGSQLTEQMDCNDNLTGPYISSSGTYSTHPEPEVVESGVVDEPGHRTPDMAELEEMMEVVIVQQFKCKMCPYKSVSKDTLINHMRDKHFKPPVGPGQKKRGRGRPRKSESRARAVAEVKKEEPPEEEEDDIIDAGALDDQGDSDYKPSDEAARSRLASSHSTPPPSCSSSSSSTSRKRPRRAVGPPRKFLPYSAESTVANQTSNAGDPQAPEEASSSGLENGSSSLSSGSAVEPAVSQSDPENKDPSSNTGPDDLEFLPQKRGRPSKQFLQNKYKKYMNRNKYYRSLKPLLRPHNCWICGSRFLSQEDLQFHVDSHEGNDPERFKCLQCSYRCKRWSSLKDHMFNHEGIKPYKCEVCDYSSVYKKDVIRHSAVHNKSKSRKTDMVPKVSEFPCPICCRVYPMQKRLTQHMKTHSTEKPHMCDKCGKSFKKRYTFKMHLLTHIQNCGNSTFKCEFCEYTCNDKKHLLNHQLSHTNDKPFKCEECKYSTSKEDFLVSHIAIKHTGEKPFSCDMCHFTTRHRKNLRLHVQCRHPEAFDEWSRSHPEEPVRRRQTSVFTVQQIEELKLQHETQEFQGTIVTVDPITLQTMESIGKTSVSQDALGNTTIIYEQAQTTDLSAQNALDLLLNMSNARELQVAVLKPDGKTLETGSWTGADSGSEGSSLQPQKIVTFHVSENGDTLVQEAFETATGTVEQEETTDVSQEVTQIGIGTYEGADFSVVEQASEETADSSLAEPQVMEVSTEPLSISTPLKENKEKFYLSSGLTDGVLQQVELSSEAPGSPPLCPSPPSQQLNTKRFSCRICMEAFHGRSDMENHKRAHIDPKTFKCPDCDFTAPSWPEVKSHMAMHAYLRPHKCNSCSFASKNKKDLRRHMMTHTNEKPYACQVCGQRFNRNGHLKFHMERLHTQEPSPRKARSVPSQQTIIVNSDEEALATLQNLQAGQAVISPEGLQQALGQEHIIVAQDQTLSDQEEATYIQQITTVDGQTVQHLMPVDNQVTEVQYIISQDGVQHLLPREYVVVSEGNHIQMEDGQIAHIQYEHDGTFLQEQQIALSQDGQIQYVPITAEQQVVGPEDLEAAAHSAVTAVADAAMAQAQAVYTEATPEQLEQLQQQGIQYDVITFTEE